A portion of the Sus scrofa isolate TJ Tabasco breed Duroc chromosome 5, Sscrofa11.1, whole genome shotgun sequence genome contains these proteins:
- the GDF3 gene encoding growth/differentiation factor 3, producing MRQLFLGSEAMLPSLPGLALAFLLTLTVGQTFPFQEHVFLQFLGLDKVPSPKKFQPVPYILKRIFQDHEAAATSGLSQDLCYVKELGVRGDVLRLLPDQGFFLYSKNHPQAASCLQKLLYFNLSVIKDEQLTMAQLALDLGPNTYYNLGPELELTLSLVQEPHVWGQATPKTGTMFVLQSVPWPQGILRFNLLEVAKRNNSSWKNLAFFLEILVKGDRALGENFQLEDTCARLRRSLHASLLVATLNPEQCHPASRKRRAAFPASKVPCKNLCHRHQLFINFRDLGWHKWIIAPKGFMANYCHGDCPFSLTTSLNSSNYAFMQALMHAVDPQVPQAVCIPTRLSPISMLYQDNNDNVILRHYEDMVVDECGCG from the exons ATGAGACAGCTTTTCCTGGGCTCAGAGGCCATGCTTCCTTCCCTGCCAGGCCTGGCTCTTGCCTTCCTGTTAACTCTGACCGTAGGGCAGACATTCCCATTCCAAGAGCATGTCTTTCTCCAGTTTCTGGGCTTAGACAAGGTACCTTCACCCAAGAAGTTCCAACCCGTGCCTTACATCTTGAAGAGAATTTTCCAGGATCACGAGGCAGCAGCCACCAGTGGCCTCTCTCAAGACTTATGCTACGTGAAGGAGCTGGGTGTCCGTGGGGACGTGCTGCGACTTCTCCCAGATCAAG gtttctttctttattctaagAACCATCCCCAAGCTGCCTCCTGCCTGCAGAAGCTCCTCTACTTTAACCTGTCTGTCATTAAAGATGAGCAGTTAACGATGGCCCAGCTGGCCCTGGACTTGGGACCCAACACTTACTATAACCTGGGACCAGAACTGGAACTGACCTTGTCTCTAGTTCAGGAGCCACATGTGTGGGGCCAGGCCACCCCTAAGACAGGTACAATGTTTGTATTACAGTCAGTACCATGGCCTCAAGGAATCCTTCGATTCAACCTGCTGGAGGTGGCTAAGAGGAATAATTCATCCTGGAAGAACTTAGCTTTCTTCCTAGAGATACTGGTCAAAGGAGACAGAGCCCTTGGGGAGAACTTTCAGCTTGAGGACACCTGTGCCAGACTGAGACGTTCTCTTCATGCGTCCCTGCTGGTGGCAACCCTCAACCCTGAGCAGTGCCACCCTGCTTCCCGCAAAAGGAGGGCAGCCTTTCCTGCCTCCAAGGTTCCTTGCAAGAACCTCTGCCATCGTCACCAGCTGTTCATCAACTTCCGGGATCTGGGTTGGCACAAGTGGATCATTGCCCCCAAGGGTTTCATGGCAAATTACTGCCATGGGGACTGTCCGTTCTCACTGACCACCTCCCTCAACAGCTCCAATTACGCTTTCATGCAGGCGCTGATGCATGCCGTTGACCCACAGGTTCCCCAGGCTGTCTGCATTCCCACCAGGCTGTCCCCCATTTCCATGCTCTATCAGGACAACAATGACAATGTCATTCTCCGGCATTATGAGGACATGGTAGTTGACGagtgtggctgtgggtag